The genomic stretch GCAAAACCGTTCTCAGACGACTCAGTTCGGGTTCTTCCGCGAGAGGTCGCTGCCACAGATGGGACAGCGCGGCTTCTCCTCGTCGAACTCCCGGCCACAGCCGGCACACTGGAACGTCCAACTGCGCTGTTCGGTGATACCGTCTTGGGCGATGGCTTCGACGACGACGCCGAGATGTTCGGCGACGTTCTGCATCGCGTAGTCGTCGGTGACGAGCGTGCCGTCGAGTTCGAAGGCGGCGGCGATGAGCCGCGTGTCGGTGTCCGAGAGGACGTCGCCGTCGCCGGTCTCGCCGGCGGCGCGCTGGACCTTCTCGACGGTCCCCTCGGCGGGGATGTGGATGTGCATCCCGGCACCCTCCATCGCGTCGAAGCGGAAGGCGTGTTCACCCTCTAGTTCCTCGTGAACCATCGGAACCGACGCTGTCTGGTTGTCCGTGTGGTACTCGTGAATAAACGCGGAGGAATCGAGAACGTGCATCTACTGTCTGCTTATCGGTTGACGACGATGTAGTCTGTGACTGCCTGCACGCGATCGACCGGCACGCGAAGGTGGCCGGCCTCGTCGGTCGAGAAGGAAGTCTGACTCGGTGCGAGCGAG from Halogranum gelatinilyticum encodes the following:
- a CDS encoding NOB1 family endonuclease, giving the protein MHVLDSSAFIHEYHTDNQTASVPMVHEELEGEHAFRFDAMEGAGMHIHIPAEGTVEKVQRAAGETGDGDVLSDTDTRLIAAAFELDGTLVTDDYAMQNVAEHLGVVVEAIAQDGITEQRSWTFQCAGCGREFDEEKPRCPICGSDLSRKNPN